A stretch of the Enterobacter mori genome encodes the following:
- the norR gene encoding nitric oxide reductase transcriptional regulator NorR translates to MSFSVDVLAKIAIELQTGIGHQDRFQRLISTLRHVLACDASALLRYEGRQFIPLAIDGLAKDVLGRRFTLEGHPRLETIARAGDVVRFPADSDLPDPYDGLIPGQESLKVHACIGLPLFAGQNLIGALTLDGMSPDRFDTFSDEELRLIAALAAGALNNALLIEQLESQNILPGSPAAFEQVAHTEMIGLSPGMAQLKKEIEIVAASDLNVLIFGETGTGKELVAKSIHEASPRAVNPLVYLNCAALPESVAESELFGHVKGAFTGAISNRSGKFEMADNGTLFLDEIGELSLSLQAKLLRVLQYGDIQRVGDDRSLRVDVRVLAATNRDLREAVLAGQFRADLFHRLSVFPLTVPPLRERGDDVVLLAGFFCEQCRLRMGLSRVVLSPGARSHLLSYGWPGNVRELEHAIHRAVVLARATRSGDEVVIHARHFALQDETAPAVAQAAPEIANENLREATEAFQRQRITRALEQNNRSWAACARALEMDVANLHRLAKRLGLKG, encoded by the coding sequence ATGAGCTTTTCCGTAGACGTGCTGGCGAAGATCGCCATTGAGCTGCAGACCGGTATCGGCCATCAGGACCGCTTTCAGCGGCTGATCTCCACGCTGCGGCACGTGCTGGCGTGCGACGCCTCGGCGCTGCTGCGCTACGAGGGACGGCAGTTTATTCCGCTGGCTATCGACGGGCTGGCGAAGGACGTGCTCGGACGGCGTTTTACTCTTGAAGGCCATCCGCGTCTGGAAACCATCGCCCGCGCGGGTGACGTGGTGCGCTTCCCGGCGGACAGCGACTTGCCCGACCCGTACGACGGGCTTATTCCCGGACAGGAGAGCCTGAAAGTGCACGCCTGTATCGGCCTGCCGTTGTTTGCCGGGCAGAACCTGATTGGCGCGTTAACCCTCGACGGCATGTCGCCGGATCGGTTCGATACCTTCAGCGACGAAGAGCTACGGCTGATTGCCGCGCTGGCGGCCGGGGCGCTGAACAACGCCCTGCTGATAGAACAGCTGGAAAGCCAGAACATTCTTCCCGGCAGCCCGGCGGCGTTTGAGCAGGTGGCGCATACCGAAATGATCGGTCTTTCGCCGGGCATGGCGCAGCTCAAAAAAGAGATTGAGATTGTTGCCGCCTCAGATTTGAACGTGCTGATCTTCGGGGAAACCGGCACCGGTAAGGAGCTGGTGGCGAAGTCCATTCACGAAGCCTCGCCTCGCGCGGTGAACCCGCTGGTGTACCTCAACTGCGCCGCGCTGCCGGAAAGCGTGGCGGAAAGTGAGCTGTTTGGTCACGTCAAAGGGGCGTTTACCGGGGCCATCAGCAACCGCAGCGGCAAGTTCGAAATGGCCGATAACGGCACGCTGTTTCTGGATGAAATCGGCGAGCTCTCCCTGTCGCTGCAGGCCAAGCTGCTGCGCGTGTTGCAGTATGGCGATATTCAACGCGTGGGTGACGATCGTAGCTTACGCGTGGACGTGCGCGTACTGGCGGCAACCAACCGCGATCTGCGTGAAGCGGTGCTGGCAGGGCAGTTCCGCGCCGACCTGTTTCATCGCCTGAGCGTGTTCCCGCTTACCGTGCCGCCGCTGCGCGAGCGCGGGGACGACGTGGTGCTGCTGGCGGGCTTTTTCTGCGAGCAGTGCCGTCTCAGGATGGGGCTTTCCCGCGTGGTGCTGAGCCCGGGGGCAAGGTCGCATCTGCTAAGCTACGGCTGGCCGGGCAACGTGCGCGAGCTGGAGCATGCGATCCACCGCGCGGTGGTGCTGGCGCGGGCGACGCGTTCGGGTGACGAAGTGGTGATCCACGCGCGTCATTTTGCGCTCCAGGATGAAACCGCACCGGCTGTCGCGCAGGCTGCGCCAGAGATAGCGAATGAAAATCTGCGTGAAGCCACGGAGGCATTTCAGCGTCAGAGGATTACCCGCGCGCTGGAGCAGAATAACCGCAGCTGGGCGGCGTGCGCCCGGGCGCTGGAGATGGACGTCGCCAACCTGCACAGGCTGGCGAAACGTCTGGGACTGAAGGGTTAG